One genomic segment of Candidatus Methylomirabilota bacterium includes these proteins:
- a CDS encoding ABC transporter ATP-binding protein, which translates to MSEPLVVAEDLEKEYRMGPEVVRVLRGASLVVNAAESVAVIGASGVGKSTLLHLLGALDRPTAGRVRFDGEDVFARSENGLARYRRSEIGYVFQFGNLLGEMTALENAMIPALLQRVPAPAARLRARDALAEVGLADRTGHRPGELSGGELQRVAIARALVGTPRVVLADEPTGNLDPKTSEVIWELFLRLQAERGLSFVIATHNHELARRADRGYQLVEGRALPWP; encoded by the coding sequence ATGAGTGAGCCGCTCGTCGTCGCGGAAGACCTGGAGAAGGAGTACCGCATGGGCCCGGAGGTGGTGCGCGTGCTCCGGGGGGCGAGCCTAGTGGTGAACGCGGCGGAGTCGGTGGCGGTGATCGGGGCGTCGGGGGTGGGCAAGTCGACGCTGCTCCACCTCCTCGGTGCGCTCGATCGGCCGACCGCGGGCCGCGTGCGCTTCGACGGCGAGGATGTCTTCGCCCGCTCGGAGAACGGGCTGGCCCGCTACCGGCGCTCGGAGATCGGCTACGTGTTCCAGTTCGGCAACCTCCTCGGCGAGATGACCGCGCTCGAGAACGCGATGATCCCGGCTCTGCTGCAGCGCGTGCCCGCGCCGGCCGCGCGCCTGCGCGCGCGCGACGCCCTTGCGGAGGTCGGCCTCGCCGACCGCACGGGGCATCGGCCGGGCGAGCTCTCGGGCGGCGAGCTGCAGCGGGTCGCCATCGCGCGCGCGCTCGTCGGCACGCCGCGCGTGGTGCTCGCGGACGAGCCCACCGGGAACCTCGACCCCAAGACGAGCGAGGTGATCTGGGAGCTGTTCCTGCGGCTGCAGGCGGAGCGGGGGCTCTCGTTCGTCATTGCCACCCACAATCACGAGCTGGCCCGGCGGGCGGATCGGGGCTATCAGCTGGTCGAGGGCCGGGCGCTGCCCTGGCCGTGA